From the genome of Malus domestica chromosome 04, GDT2T_hap1, one region includes:
- the LOC139195267 gene encoding proline--tRNA ligase, chloroplastic/mitochondrial-like, giving the protein MVVSPRLPSLSSLFSPAISRRPSSLLRCHHHRVRRPVCSTSFSAQSTVSETNGRVDTQTQNSNRVVDRAVTPRSQDFNAWYLDVIEQAELADYGPVRGTMVIRPYGYAIWEAIQDYLNVKFKETGHSNMYFPQFIPYSFIEKEASHVEGFSPELAVVTIGGGKELEEKLVVRPTSETIVNHMFTQWIHSYRDLPLMVNQWANVTRWEMRTKPFVRTLEFLWQEGHTAHATPEEAEKEAIQMIDVYTKFAYEQTAIPVIAGRKSKVETFAGAVRTYTIEGMMGDRKALQAGTSHNLGQNFSRAFQTQFTDESGQRQHVWQTSWAVSTRFVGGIIMTHGDDTGLMLPPKIAPIQVVITPIWKKDDDREGVLNAASSVKEALQTAGIRVKLDDSDQRTPGWKFSFWEMKGVPLRIEIGPRDVSSQTVVICRRDVPGKQGKVFGISMEPSILEAHIKDKLDEIQSSLLEKAKSFRDCNIVDVSSYDELKVAISQGKWARGPWSASDEDELKVKEETGATIRCFPFEQPQDIKTCLMTGNPAEEVAIFAKSY; this is encoded by the exons ATGGTCGTCTCTCCAAGACTCCCTTCTCTGAGCTCGCTCTTCTCGCCCGCCATCTCCCGCCGTCCTTCGTCACTTCTCCGCTGTCACCACCACCGCGTACGAAGACCCGTATGCTCCACCTCTTTCTCTGCTCAGAGCACGGTGTCGGAAACGAATGGCCGAGTCGACACTCAGACTCAGAACAGCAACCGAGTCGTGGACAGAGCCGTCACTCCTCGGTCACAGGACTTCAATGCTTGGTACCTCGATGTCATTGAGCAAGCAGAGCTCGCCGATTACGGTCCGGTTCGGGGCACCATGGTCATCCGTCCCTACGGTTATGCCATATGGGAAGCTATTCAG GATTATCTGAATGTGAAATTTAAAGAGACTGGCCACAGTAACATGTATTTCCCACAG TTTATACCGTATTCGTTTATAGAGAAAGAAGCTAGCCATGTTGAAGGGTTTAGTCCCGAATTAGCAGTTGTGACAATAGGAGGAGGGAAGGAGCTTGAAGAAAAACTTGTG GTTCGACCCACAAGTGAAACCATAGTAAATCACATGTTCACTCAGTGGATTCATAGTTACCGTGATCTTCCCCTTATGGTTAACCAA TGGGCGAATGTGACAAGATGGGAGATGCGGACGAAACCTTTTGTGAGGACACTTGAATTTCTTTGGCAGGAGGGTCATACAGCTCATGCTACTCCAGAGGAGGCAGAGAAAGAG GCTATACAGATGATTGACGTGTATACAAAATTTGCTTATGAGCAAACTGCAATACCTGTTATTGCAGGTCGAAAGTCAAAAGTTGAAACATTTGCTGGTGCTGTTAGGACCTATACAATAGAGGGTATGATGGGTGATCGGAAGGCATTACAGGCTGGCACCAGCCACAATCTTGGGCAGAATTTTTCTCGTGCCTTTCAAACACAG TTTACTGATGAAAGTGGACAGAGGCAACACGTGTGGCAGACATCGTGGGCGGTTAGTACCCGTTTTGTTGGTGGTATTATCATGACCCATGGAGACGATACAGGTTTAATGCTTCCCCCAAAGATTGCACCAATACAG GTGGTGATCACACCAATTTGGAAGAAGGATGACGATAGAGAAGGAGTTCTGAATGCTGCATCATCAGTAAAAGAAGCATTGCAGACTGCAGGCATTAGAGTTAAACTCGATGACTCTGATCAGAGAACCCCAGGATGGAAATTCAGTTTCTGGGAGATGAAG GGAGTCCCTTTAAGAATTGAAATTGGCCCTCGTGATGTTTCAAGCCAGACTGTGGTTATATGTAGAAGAGATGTTCCTGGAAAGCAAGGGAAGGTCTTCGGAATATCCATGGAGCCCTCAATTTTGGAGGCTCATATCAAGGACAAGTTGGATGAGATCCAGTCATCACTTTTGGAAAAAGCAAAATCATTCCGAGATTG TAATATTGTTGATGTCAGCTCATATGATGAACTCAAAGTTGCAATCTCCCAGGGCAAATGGGCAAGAGGTCCTTGGTCGGCTAG TGACGAAGATGAGTTAAAAGTAAAAGAAGAAACAGGGGCAACCATTAGGTGTTTTCCTTTTGAACAGCCGCAAGATATTAAAACATGCTTGATGACTGGTAACCCAGCGGAGGAAGTAGCTATATTTGCAAAGTCATACTAA